A single Anopheles funestus chromosome 2RL, idAnoFuneDA-416_04, whole genome shotgun sequence DNA region contains:
- the LOC125766296 gene encoding probable fatty acid-binding protein yields the protein MAVFEGKKYKMEKSEGFDDYMKALGVGMVLRKLGNSISPTVELVKNGDEYTFNTLSTFKNTTIKFKLGEEFDEETVDGRMVKSVCTLEGNKLIHEQKGEKPTTIVREFTATDLTATMTAGNAKCVRYYKVV from the exons ATGGCCGTCTTTGAAGGAAAGAAGTACAAGATGGAGAAGTCGGAGGGATTCGATGACTACATGAAGGCTCTCG GTGTTGGCATGGTACTCCGCAAGCTTGGCAACAGCATCTCGCCCACGGTGGAGCTGGTGAAGAACGGTGACGAGTACACGTTCAACACGCTGTCCACCTTCAAGAACACGACGATCAAGTTCAAGCTGGGCGAGGAGTTCGATGAGGAAACCGTCGATGGCCGCATGGTCAAGTCGGTCTGCACCCTGGAGGGCAACAAGCTGATCCACGAGCAGAAGGGCGAGAAACCGACCACGATCGTGCGCGAGTTCACCGCCACCGACCTGACCGCCACCATGACTGCCGGCAACGCCAAGTGCGTCCGTTACTACAAGGTTGTATAA